From one Dysidea avara chromosome 9, odDysAvar1.4, whole genome shotgun sequence genomic stretch:
- the LOC136266158 gene encoding uncharacterized protein: protein MGSSSSTAHPLDDFTTPPIPVQNVSHSSSSQSSSTRILPLLPTQTTTSTVKVVLQPTSTRQESSHHVTDSVTVIVGVSVTALITVLFFILCALIAVVCRLKRRFEPLETDEGDSAVSYLSPVKTQVSLRGQHYITESTMRLSQLVQPEPYYEELDPVINGLGPAPLPPQPAPVTTTTEHVVVPYHVSEIQVSSEVQLTSEDQSTAEDDVCPPVPNQYLDIHP, encoded by the exons ATGGGCAGTAGCAGTTCAACTGCACACCCTCTTGATGACTTCACTACACCACCAATCCCTGTACAAAACGTTTCACATTCAAGTAGCTCCCAATCTAGCAGTACAAGAATTTTGCCATTGCTACCAACACAGACTACCACTTCAACTGTTAAAG TTGTACTTCAGCCTACAAGCACTCGGCAAGAGAGTAGTCACCATGTTACTGACAGTGTTACTGTGATAGTAGGGGTATCCGTGACCGCACTCATTACTGTTCTCTTCTTCATACTGTGTGCATTGATCGCTGTTGTGTGCAGGCTAAAGAGAAG GTTTGAACCACTAGAAACTGATGAAGGAGATTCGGCAGTCAGCTATTT GAGTCCAGTTAAAACACAGGTAAGTTTAAGAGGTCAACACTACATCACTGAGTCAACAATGAGGTTGTCACAACTTGTTCAACCTGAGCCGTACTACGAAGAGCTTGATCCAGTTATCAATGGGTTGGGTCCAGCACCTCTGCCGCCACAACCAGCACCAGTGACCACCACCACTGAACATGTGGTTGTCCCTTATCACGTATCAGAGATTCAAGTTAGCTCCGAGGTCCAACTCACCTCTGAAGACCAGAGTACAGCTGAAGATGATGTCTGTCCACCTGTACCTAACCAGTACTTGGACATACACCCCTAA